A stretch of the Thermus thermophilus genome encodes the following:
- the panD gene encoding aspartate 1-decarboxylase gives MFHAKIHRATVTQADLHYVGSVTVDQDLLDAAGILPFEQVDIYDITNGARLTTYALPGERGSGVIGINGAAAHLVRPGDLVILVAYGVFDEEEARNLKPTVVLVDERNRILEVRKG, from the coding sequence ATGTTCCACGCCAAGATCCACCGGGCCACCGTGACCCAGGCCGACCTCCACTACGTGGGCTCGGTGACGGTGGATCAGGACCTCCTGGACGCCGCCGGGATCCTTCCTTTTGAGCAGGTGGACATCTACGACATCACCAACGGGGCCCGGCTCACCACCTACGCCCTTCCCGGGGAACGGGGGTCCGGCGTCATCGGGATCAACGGGGCCGCGGCCCACCTGGTGCGGCCAGGGGACCTGGTGATCCTCGTGGCCTACGGCGTCTTTGACGAGGAGGAGGCGAGGAACCTCAAGCCCACCGTGGTCCTGGTGGACGAGAGGAACCGGATCCTCGAGGTGCGCAAAGGGTAA
- the mqnP gene encoding menaquinone biosynthesis prenyltransferase MqnP, translating into MKRLKLYLELVRFEHTLFALPFAYGGMLLAAGGWPGWRTFLLVTLAMVGARTMAMALNRLIDWRLDALNPRTKDRHLPRGLVKPGETLALALFGLLLLVYAGLHLNPLTARLLPVAVFFLVFYSYTKRFTWLCHYVLGLTIGAAAAGGWIAVTGSFAPTAYALWAGVGLWIAGFDILYATQDYAFDRAYGVKSIPARFGIPQALRVARASHLLAWLAFLWAGVSYGAGPLYYLGLLLVGGLLLFEHRLVSPEDLSKVDVAFFQANVGVSLGMFLFIVLDLLARGA; encoded by the coding sequence ATGAAGCGCCTCAAGCTCTACCTGGAGCTCGTCCGCTTTGAGCACACCCTCTTCGCCCTCCCCTTCGCCTACGGGGGGATGCTCCTTGCGGCCGGAGGCTGGCCGGGGTGGCGCACCTTCCTCCTCGTCACCCTGGCCATGGTGGGGGCGAGGACCATGGCCATGGCCCTGAACCGCCTCATTGACTGGCGGCTGGACGCCTTAAACCCCAGGACCAAGGACCGCCATCTGCCCAGGGGGCTCGTCAAGCCCGGGGAGACCCTGGCCCTCGCCCTCTTCGGCCTCCTCCTCCTGGTCTACGCCGGGCTCCACCTCAACCCCCTCACCGCCAGGCTCCTCCCCGTGGCCGTCTTCTTCCTCGTCTTCTACAGCTACACCAAGCGCTTTACCTGGCTGTGCCACTACGTCCTGGGCCTCACCATCGGGGCGGCGGCCGCCGGGGGGTGGATCGCCGTCACGGGGAGCTTCGCCCCCACGGCCTACGCCCTTTGGGCGGGGGTGGGGCTTTGGATCGCCGGGTTTGACATCCTCTACGCCACCCAGGACTACGCCTTTGACCGGGCCTATGGGGTGAAGAGCATCCCCGCCCGCTTCGGGATCCCCCAGGCCCTCCGGGTGGCCCGGGCGAGCCACCTCCTGGCCTGGCTCGCCTTCCTCTGGGCGGGGGTGAGCTACGGCGCCGGGCCCCTTTACTACCTGGGCCTCCTCCTCGTGGGGGGGCTTCTCCTCTTTGAGCACCGCCTCGTCTCCCCCGAGGACCTCTCCAAGGTGGACGTGGCCTTCTTCCAGGCCAACGTGGGCGTAAGCCTGGGGATGTTCCTCTTCATCGTCTTGGACCTCCTCGCCCGCGGGGCTTGA
- a CDS encoding TetR/AcrR family transcriptional regulator, with protein sequence MVTATKDRILEEAARLFTEKGYEATSVQDLAQALGLSKAALYHHFGSKEEILYEISLLALEGLVAAGEKALEVADPKAALLRFMEAHARYFEENRPFFVAMLQGLQSLSPEHREATVRLRDRHEENLRAILRRGVEKGVFREVDVALAGRAVLSMLNWMIRWFRPDGPMRAEEVARAYHDLILRGLERGSA encoded by the coding sequence ATGGTGACTGCAACTAAAGACCGCATCCTAGAGGAGGCCGCCAGGCTCTTCACGGAGAAGGGCTACGAGGCCACCAGCGTCCAGGACCTCGCCCAGGCCCTGGGGCTTTCCAAGGCGGCGCTGTACCACCACTTCGGGAGCAAGGAGGAGATCCTCTACGAGATCAGCCTCCTCGCCCTGGAGGGCCTGGTGGCGGCGGGGGAAAAGGCCTTGGAGGTGGCGGACCCTAAGGCCGCCCTTCTTCGCTTCATGGAGGCCCACGCCCGCTACTTTGAGGAGAACCGCCCCTTCTTCGTGGCCATGCTCCAGGGCCTGCAAAGCCTCTCCCCGGAGCACCGGGAGGCCACCGTCCGCCTCCGCGACCGGCACGAGGAAAACCTCCGGGCGATCCTGAGGCGCGGGGTGGAAAAAGGCGTCTTCCGGGAGGTGGACGTGGCCCTGGCGGGGCGGGCCGTCCTCTCCATGCTCAACTGGATGATCCGCTGGTTCCGGCCCGACGGGCCCATGCGGGCGGAGGAGGTGGCCCGGGCCTACCATGACCTGATCCTGAGGGGGTTGGAACGTGGAAGTGCCTGA
- a CDS encoding acyl-CoA dehydrogenase family protein, which yields MEVPEHKEIRELARRFLSERGGALRAYEEEEAFPWPLVEEMAELGFLGVFVPEALGGAGLDFFAYLALLEEMGGWASLRSILSVQQSLVLTPLLAYGTEAQKARYVPRLARGEVLGAFALTEPEAGSDAASLKTRAHKEGDFYVLEGQKTFISHANVAEVFLVFAKTDPEKGAKGITCFLVERGDGVKTSPLKGKLGLKAADTGMVFLDGVRVPKDRVLGKEGEGFKIALSTLDTGRVSLAAGAVGLMQRALDLSLAYARERKQFGRPIAQFQLVQEHLAAMKLDLEAARLLTYRAAWKKVKGEPYTLEASLAKLFASEAANRVAYRAIQVHGGYGFFEEYEVARLYRDARILTLYEGTSEVQKLIIGAHLTGVRAFAQGGRYVPHNHLDSCSASR from the coding sequence GTGGAAGTGCCTGAGCACAAGGAGATCCGGGAGCTCGCCCGGAGGTTTCTCTCCGAGCGGGGCGGGGCGCTTAGGGCCTACGAGGAAGAGGAGGCCTTCCCCTGGCCCCTGGTGGAGGAGATGGCGGAGCTCGGCTTCCTCGGGGTCTTCGTCCCCGAGGCCCTGGGGGGAGCGGGGCTGGACTTCTTCGCCTACCTCGCCCTCCTGGAGGAGATGGGGGGGTGGGCCTCCTTGCGCTCCATCCTCTCGGTGCAGCAGAGCCTCGTCCTCACCCCCCTCCTCGCCTACGGCACGGAAGCGCAAAAGGCCCGCTACGTGCCCCGCCTCGCCCGGGGGGAGGTCCTCGGGGCCTTCGCCCTCACCGAGCCCGAGGCCGGGTCGGACGCGGCAAGCCTCAAGACCCGCGCCCACAAGGAGGGAGACTTCTACGTCCTGGAGGGGCAGAAGACCTTCATCTCCCACGCCAACGTGGCCGAAGTCTTCCTCGTCTTCGCCAAGACCGACCCCGAAAAGGGGGCCAAGGGGATCACCTGCTTCCTGGTGGAGCGGGGAGACGGGGTGAAGACGAGCCCCCTGAAGGGGAAGCTCGGCCTAAAGGCGGCGGACACGGGGATGGTCTTTCTGGACGGGGTGCGGGTGCCCAAGGACCGGGTCCTGGGGAAGGAGGGGGAGGGGTTTAAGATCGCCCTCTCCACCCTGGACACGGGGCGGGTCTCCCTGGCGGCGGGGGCGGTGGGGCTCATGCAGCGCGCTTTGGACCTCTCCTTGGCCTACGCCAGGGAGAGAAAGCAGTTCGGCCGGCCCATCGCTCAGTTCCAGCTCGTCCAGGAGCACCTGGCCGCCATGAAGCTGGACCTCGAGGCCGCCCGCCTCCTCACCTACCGGGCGGCCTGGAAGAAGGTCAAGGGGGAGCCCTACACCCTCGAGGCCAGCCTGGCCAAGCTCTTCGCCTCGGAGGCGGCCAACCGGGTGGCCTACCGGGCCATCCAGGTCCACGGGGGGTACGGCTTCTTTGAGGAGTACGAGGTGGCAAGGCTCTATAGGGACGCCCGCATCCTCACCCTCTACGAGGGGACGAGCGAGGTGCAGAAGCTCATCATCGGGGCCCATCTCACGGGAGTAAGGGCCTTCGCCCAAGGAGGTAGGTATGTTCCGCATAATCACTTGGATTCTTGCTCTGCTAGTAGGTAA